The nucleotide sequence AGAGAACGCTGTACTACCGAGGAAGTCTTCGCAAATTATGCGTAATCATTTTATGGTGGCTTTGCTATATTTCTGAAGCCAAGCTTCGGAAACTCCTACTACTCTCGCAATCCCCGCCAGGGAAATTCGCTCCAACAAAAGATGATCAATTAATTCTTTTTTCTCATCAGAAATGGGTCCTTTTTCTGGGATTAACACAAATTGCCGACCACATTCATTACAGCGATACATCTGTTTGCCAGTTGCATTAAAACCATTTTTTACAACCATTTCAGATTTGCAATTTGGGCAGCACATAGAAAGCTCCTAATTTTGCATGAAAATACCGGAATGGAATGTTAACTCATCCTATAGATTGGGGCGCTACCCGGGTTTTTAGAAGCAGGTGTACTGCAATACCATATCTAATCCCTAAAGACGATTGCGTAGATCTCGACTCCGAAATCCCAATAGCCCCCCATCCAGCCCTCGAGTGAGGGCTAATACCTTGAAAATCTCTCCCATCTCTTGTGGTAAGGTAAGATACCGTATCTGATTGGTCAAAGATAATTGGGTCTTGGCATCGAGAGAATGTAACGAGGATAGTGCATCGCTAATCCCCGTATCAATTAGAAAGTAGGCCTGGGTGGTATAGCCCGCTACTTCCAATCCTGTCGCGAGTGCCGCCTCGGCTATGGCCGTAAAGTTTACGTGAGCTGTAATGTCTTGTAGACCGGGAAGAATTAAGGGGTTATCATGGCGGTGGTGATGATAATGGCAGGAGAGGGTCCCAGTATCGCGGTGTGGATGATAATACTCACGACCTGCATAACCATAATCTACCAACAACATCCCCCCCCGCCCTAATCGGCCCGCCAAGGTAGTTAACCAAGCGGGGGCTGCTAACGCTAATTCAGAAACATACTCGTCAACCTCTCCCAAGACCTTCCCATAACGGGCGTACCACGTATCCAAGGCCGAGGCCAAATGTCCCTCGGTTGGCATTGATCGCCACTCGAAACCGTTTTCGCCCCACCCCACCCGTTGCTCCATAATTCCTTGCCTCGTTAATGCGAAACGATGGACGGGTAGGGCATCTAAAAGTTCATTGGCGACGATAATTCCTTCCCATCCCGCTTTGGGTAGGTCGGTACACCATTCCACTCGATCCGCCCAGTGGGGGAGGCGTGCCGCCAGGGTTTCGGCTTGTCGGGCGCGTA is from Gammaproteobacteria bacterium and encodes:
- a CDS encoding hypothetical protein (Evidence 5 : Unknown function), whose amino-acid sequence is MCCPNCKSEMVVKNGFNATGKQMYRCNECGRQFVLIPEKGPISDEKKELIDHLLLERISLAGIARVVGVSEAWLQKYSKATIK
- a CDS encoding SAM-dependent methyltransferase translates to MSSRSPLSIPEGLPALTLEASVRVEEMVTLLRERITNAGGTISLADYMDTTLYAPDIGYYTGGLHKLGKAGDFVTAPEISPLFGRCLAQQVAEMLAPLEKGEVLEVGAGSGALAAELLGTLEKLGVPPYRYLILELSGELRARQAETLAARLPHWADRVEWCTDLPKAGWEGIIVANELLDALPVHRFALTRQGIMEQRVGWGENGFEWRSMPTEGHLASALDTWYARYGKVLGEVDEYVSELALAAPAWLTTLAGRLGRGGMLLVDYGYAGREYYHPHRDTGTLSCHYHHHRHDNPLILPGLQDITAHVNFTAIAEAALATGLEVAGYTTQAYFLIDTGISDALSSLHSLDAKTQLSLTNQIRYLTLPQEMGEIFKVLALTRGLDGGLLGFRSRDLRNRL